The following proteins are co-located in the Candidatus Accumulibacter cognatus genome:
- the cobA gene encoding uroporphyrinogen-III C-methyltransferase produces MTQTSSSTPSGTVYIIGSGPGNLDLLTLRAARLIGEADAIVYDHLIADGVLELARPDAEMIYAGKERSRHSVPQHELNQLLVRLARAGKQVVRLKGGDPFIFGRGGEEIETLVDSGIAFEVVPGVTAAAGCAAYAGIPLTHRDHAQAVAFATGHLKDGTINLDWPLLARPRLTVVFYMGIGGLAEICQQMIAHGLPEDHPAAVVQNGTTRRQRVLTADLATLPAKVAATGITSPALIIVGTVVRLQQKLDWFKPAP; encoded by the coding sequence ATGACTCAGACCTCTTCGTCAACGCCCAGCGGAACCGTGTACATCATCGGCAGCGGGCCCGGCAATCTCGACCTGTTGACACTGCGTGCTGCGCGGCTGATCGGCGAAGCGGACGCCATTGTCTACGACCATCTGATTGCCGATGGCGTCCTTGAACTGGCGCGACCTGACGCAGAAATGATCTATGCCGGCAAGGAACGTTCACGGCACAGCGTACCGCAGCATGAACTCAACCAGTTGCTGGTGCGCCTGGCACGCGCGGGCAAGCAGGTCGTCCGCCTCAAAGGGGGAGATCCCTTTATTTTCGGGCGTGGCGGCGAGGAAATCGAAACGCTGGTCGACTCGGGAATCGCCTTCGAGGTGGTGCCGGGAGTGACTGCGGCCGCTGGCTGCGCCGCTTACGCTGGCATCCCGTTGACACATCGAGATCATGCACAGGCGGTAGCCTTCGCAACCGGCCATCTCAAGGACGGCACCATCAATCTCGATTGGCCATTGCTGGCACGTCCACGGCTGACGGTTGTCTTCTACATGGGCATTGGCGGCCTCGCCGAAATCTGCCAGCAGATGATCGCCCACGGATTGCCCGAGGACCACCCTGCTGCGGTCGTCCAGAACGGTACGACGCGCCGGCAACGCGTGCTGACTGCCGATCTGGCGACTTTGCCGGCGAAGGTCGCGGCCACCGGCATCACCTCTCCGGCGCTGATCATCGTTGGAACAGTGGTGCGTCTACAGCAGAAACTAGACTGGTTCAAGCCGGCACCATGA
- a CDS encoding response regulator transcription factor, which translates to MIPVVCPSPLAVMIVDDEAPARTRLRDLLADLAPELPNELVAEAENGFRALAAIASRRVDVALIDIQMPRMDGIALACRLSELARPPAVIFVTAFEAYAVQAFELNVVDYLLKPVRAKRLLTALQKVRPHPMRMQVPLASLQQTARSHLSCHERGRLLLIPVAEVIYLKADLKYVTARTRDREYLLDESLTHLEQEFGEQFIRLHRSVLVARETIIGFEKSSSDDAETQWQAMLRDIPERLPISRRQWPLVKSCAHHLTP; encoded by the coding sequence ATGATTCCCGTAGTTTGTCCCAGCCCGCTTGCCGTGATGATTGTCGATGATGAAGCGCCCGCGCGTACGCGCTTGCGAGATCTGCTGGCTGATCTTGCGCCGGAGCTGCCCAACGAACTCGTTGCCGAAGCAGAAAATGGCTTCCGTGCCCTGGCGGCGATCGCCAGCCGAAGGGTTGACGTTGCCCTGATTGACATTCAGATGCCCAGGATGGACGGCATTGCGCTCGCCTGTCGTCTGTCGGAACTTGCACGGCCACCGGCGGTGATCTTTGTGACGGCCTTTGAAGCGTACGCGGTGCAAGCCTTCGAACTCAACGTCGTGGACTATCTGTTGAAACCAGTACGGGCGAAACGTTTGCTTACCGCGTTGCAGAAGGTTCGACCACATCCTATGCGTATGCAGGTACCGCTTGCATCTCTGCAGCAAACGGCCCGCAGCCACCTCTCTTGTCACGAACGTGGTCGTCTGTTGCTGATTCCAGTAGCGGAGGTCATTTACCTTAAAGCTGATCTGAAATACGTCACGGCGCGCACCCGTGATCGGGAATACCTGCTCGACGAGTCACTGACCCATCTCGAGCAGGAGTTTGGCGAGCAGTTCATTCGCTTGCATCGCAGTGTTCTGGTAGCTAGGGAAACGATTATCGGTTTCGAAAAGAGCAGCTCCGACGATGCCGAGACGCAGTGGCAGGCAATGCTGCGCGACATTCCTGAACGGCTTCCGATCAGTCGCAGACAGTGGCCTCTGGTCAAGTCCTGCGCTCATCATTTGACTCCCTGA
- a CDS encoding IS1182 family transposase: protein MTTSPPMFPDGATLPANPSGEGRAKTVLPKASARVLMPNRNQLELRASDLESLVPPGHRARIVWGYVERQDLSGLYAGIKAVEGGVGRAAIAPEILYALWLYATLEGVGHARGIARLTQTHDAYRWICGGVQVNYPTLADFRSQEGDALDELLTDNVASLMAAGVVKFKTAAQDGMRVRASAGAASFRREERLKACLEAARQQVATLKAQQADDPAGESARQQAAQRRAVSEREARIEAALARQPELAAIKKKHGKKPEEARSSTTDADATIMKMGDGGFRPAYNLQFATDAESQVVFGVEVVTAGTDQGQLSPMVEQVSERCGQTPENWLVDGGYPGHGQIDAVAESTTVYAPVPKAKDPKTDVHQPKAKDSPAVAQWRERMKSDEAKALYKDRAATAECVNALARNRGLNRLLVRGLKRVKGVALLFALAHNVMRAATLAPELVGLGTGTSAVPQTAG, encoded by the coding sequence ATGACCACGAGCCCACCCATGTTCCCCGATGGAGCGACGCTGCCGGCCAACCCAAGCGGCGAAGGGCGTGCGAAAACCGTACTGCCCAAGGCCTCGGCCCGTGTTCTGATGCCCAACCGCAATCAACTGGAACTGCGGGCGAGCGATCTCGAATCGCTGGTCCCGCCTGGGCACCGGGCGCGGATTGTCTGGGGCTACGTGGAGCGGCAGGACCTGAGCGGGCTGTACGCTGGCATCAAAGCGGTAGAGGGTGGCGTGGGACGAGCGGCGATCGCCCCTGAGATTCTGTATGCGCTGTGGCTCTACGCCACACTGGAAGGTGTTGGCCATGCCCGTGGGATCGCCCGACTGACGCAGACGCATGACGCGTACCGGTGGATCTGTGGTGGCGTACAGGTGAATTACCCCACTTTGGCCGACTTCCGCAGTCAAGAAGGCGATGCGCTGGACGAACTGCTGACCGATAACGTGGCGAGTCTGATGGCCGCGGGGGTGGTCAAGTTCAAGACGGCAGCGCAGGACGGGATGCGGGTACGTGCCAGCGCCGGGGCCGCCTCGTTCCGACGGGAAGAGCGGCTCAAAGCCTGCCTGGAGGCGGCGCGACAACAGGTCGCCACGCTCAAGGCGCAGCAGGCAGACGATCCCGCGGGCGAGAGCGCGCGCCAGCAAGCGGCGCAGCGGCGTGCGGTGAGCGAACGGGAGGCGCGCATTGAAGCGGCGCTGGCCCGGCAGCCGGAACTGGCAGCCATCAAGAAAAAGCATGGCAAGAAGCCGGAGGAGGCCCGGAGCTCAACCACCGACGCCGACGCGACGATCATGAAGATGGGCGATGGAGGATTTCGGCCGGCGTACAACCTTCAGTTCGCCACCGACGCCGAAAGCCAGGTGGTCTTCGGCGTCGAGGTCGTGACCGCCGGTACTGACCAGGGCCAGCTGTCACCCATGGTCGAGCAAGTCAGCGAGCGCTGCGGTCAGACCCCGGAGAACTGGCTGGTTGATGGCGGCTATCCGGGGCATGGACAAATCGATGCGGTTGCCGAAAGCACCACCGTCTACGCACCGGTGCCGAAAGCCAAGGACCCGAAAACGGACGTTCACCAACCGAAGGCCAAGGATAGCCCGGCGGTGGCCCAATGGCGGGAACGTATGAAAAGCGACGAGGCCAAGGCGCTCTACAAGGATCGCGCGGCGACGGCCGAATGTGTCAATGCGCTGGCACGCAACCGCGGCCTGAATCGCCTACTGGTCCGTGGTCTGAAGAGAGTCAAGGGCGTCGCGCTCCTGTTCGCCCTGGCGCACAACGTGATGCGTGCCGCCACCCTCGCACCCGAACTGGTCGGCCTAGGGACAGGAACGTCCGCCGTACCGCAAACGGCAGGATAA
- a CDS encoding IS66 family transposase zinc-finger binding domain-containing protein yields the protein MAAAERNLFDKTRATGLAACKARLNEPRQAAAMGPHQPPTEKLKRESGGRLPFPEQLPRVEHLHKPSTCPFGQCGQALEQIGEDVTEKLIVPAEFFVGRRIYPQYACLPSETLLPAPAIASVVRGGLAASAWLAWWTRGMVSKYVDHQQIRVNHYYHNDIFISDCPAFQRESAASGGLLPPIRFRPPGRTWAEAVR from the coding sequence ATGGCCGCTGCCGAGCGGAACCTCTTCGACAAAACCCGGGCCACCGGCCTTGCTGCCTGCAAAGCCCGCCTGAACGAACCGCGCCAGGCAGCCGCAATGGGGCCGCATCAACCACCCACCGAGAAGCTGAAACGCGAAAGCGGCGGCCGTCTGCCCTTTCCTGAGCAGTTGCCCCGTGTTGAGCACTTACACAAGCCATCAACCTGCCCCTTTGGGCAATGTGGTCAGGCGCTGGAGCAGATCGGCGAGGATGTGACCGAAAAACTCATCGTCCCTGCCGAGTTCTTCGTCGGGCGCCGCATCTACCCCCAGTACGCCTGCCTGCCCAGCGAAACCCTCCTCCCTGCTCCGGCCATCGCTTCGGTTGTCCGCGGCGGTCTTGCGGCATCGGCCTGGTTGGCCTGGTGGACCCGGGGGATGGTCAGCAAGTACGTCGATCATCAGCAGATAAGGGTTAACCATTATTATCATAATGACATTTTCATAAGCGATTGCCCTGCGTTTCAGAGGGAATCGGCTGCCAGCGGTGGACTCTTACCACCTATCAGGTTTCGGCCCCCTGGAAGAACTTGGGCAGAGGCAGTGCGCTGA